The following proteins are co-located in the Legionella busanensis genome:
- a CDS encoding efflux RND transporter permease subunit: MNLSEFCIKRPVFTIVLLTMLIITGLIYFHKLPIRHLPNIDKLTIAITTNFDGASPDLIEKEITIPIENTLASIPGVDSIRSVSLLSRSRINIEFQLGVDINEAINDIRNKMSALQNKLPLGSQAPTVTKNDADATPLMIIGFHDKEKNALEITDYLERHIKPALQEIQGVGEVIFHGGRNYAVKIELDPIKMAARYITVAQIKKALNQQNIDIPSGQIKSKNRYYTVVTHAKLKTAQHFGELVIAEREHNFIRLSDIAKISVGSQNDDNLLRINGRPAVGLAILSQSTANPLEVAQALKRSLKELEISFPPTLKANIVFDTTQFIQQSIHKVYRTFFEAALFVGLVVFLFLGNVRAALIPIITIPICLISAFWPMAWLGFELNTLTLLAMVLAIGLVVDDAIVVVENCHRHLKSGLSPYSAAIRGSREIVFAIIAMTITLAAVYAPSGFVTGFTGKLFFQFGATLAICVILSGLIALTLSPMMCSQLMRHQENAYSQWLNTFFTTVSKRYILSLEKIINKPRLLLISVFLSSLLGLVCYHYLPTELAPAEDQSYIIAPLASPTNASTAYTDHYTHELEQIYETIPERTVYLSSIKPASAFNLLQLTPWDKRNRSQKDITEELQEKMQQITGVNVFPSSPNPFGNHSGNNSQFSVTLLSNTIYLRLNEISNDIVKLLTELPELRQIKNSLALDSEQINIEINRQLAADLDVNLADIAELLSTMLGGNNAANFNYDGQTHQVILQLKQAALSDISIINKLYVQSGRGKMIPLSSLVKIKNTIGPDSLPHLNRFRASTISAELSPNAHLEKVIKATQKILQEKLPEDVQFRFTGKVRDYLESTNDSLYAFLLALLFIYLVLAAQFESFTDPLIVLLSVPLCLVGALFALYLTKQSLSLYSHIGIITLIGLVTKHGIMITEFANQQITQGIDKTTALLNSARIRLRPILMTTLAMLLGALPLALATGAGAESRKQLGIVILGGMLIGTLFSLYVVPYAYLKLSKRTSKKEQPFKATVVKKMAQEKSIYLQ, encoded by the coding sequence GTGAATTTGTCAGAATTTTGTATAAAGCGGCCTGTTTTTACGATTGTTTTATTAACTATGTTAATTATTACAGGGCTCATTTATTTTCATAAGTTACCCATACGTCACCTGCCTAATATTGATAAACTCACTATAGCCATTACAACTAATTTTGACGGCGCAAGTCCTGACTTAATAGAAAAAGAAATTACCATTCCTATTGAGAATACCTTAGCGAGTATTCCGGGTGTTGATAGTATCCGCTCTGTGAGTTTATTAAGTCGCAGTCGTATTAATATTGAGTTCCAGTTAGGGGTAGATATCAACGAAGCAATCAATGATATTCGTAACAAAATGTCTGCTTTGCAAAACAAGTTGCCACTAGGTAGTCAAGCACCGACTGTCACCAAAAATGATGCAGATGCAACACCGCTCATGATTATTGGTTTTCATGACAAAGAAAAAAATGCATTAGAGATTACTGATTATTTAGAGCGTCATATAAAACCTGCTCTACAAGAAATTCAAGGCGTTGGTGAAGTTATTTTTCATGGTGGTAGAAATTACGCAGTAAAAATAGAACTTGATCCAATAAAAATGGCAGCCCGCTATATCACTGTTGCCCAAATAAAGAAGGCACTAAATCAACAAAATATCGATATACCCAGTGGACAAATTAAAAGTAAAAATCGCTATTATACAGTTGTTACTCATGCCAAATTAAAAACTGCTCAACATTTTGGCGAATTAGTTATTGCTGAACGTGAGCATAATTTTATTCGCCTTTCAGATATTGCTAAAATCTCTGTTGGTAGTCAAAACGATGATAACTTACTACGTATTAATGGTAGGCCAGCTGTGGGGCTAGCTATTTTATCCCAATCAACGGCAAATCCCTTAGAAGTTGCTCAGGCATTAAAAAGATCATTAAAGGAACTTGAAATTTCTTTTCCGCCTACCTTGAAGGCTAATATTGTATTTGATACCACCCAATTCATTCAGCAATCCATTCACAAAGTGTATCGTACATTTTTTGAAGCAGCCTTGTTTGTTGGTTTAGTAGTTTTCTTATTTCTTGGTAATGTCAGGGCTGCTTTGATTCCAATCATCACCATACCAATTTGCTTAATAAGCGCCTTTTGGCCTATGGCGTGGTTAGGCTTTGAATTAAATACCCTAACCTTATTAGCGATGGTATTAGCCATTGGACTTGTCGTTGATGATGCTATTGTTGTTGTAGAAAATTGTCATCGTCACTTAAAGTCAGGTTTATCCCCTTATAGCGCGGCTATCAGAGGCAGTAGAGAAATTGTCTTTGCCATTATTGCCATGACTATCACGTTAGCAGCTGTTTATGCACCTAGTGGCTTTGTTACGGGATTTACCGGAAAACTATTTTTTCAATTCGGCGCAACATTAGCTATATGTGTGATTTTATCAGGTCTCATTGCCTTAACTTTGTCGCCTATGATGTGTTCCCAGTTAATGCGGCATCAGGAAAATGCTTATAGCCAGTGGCTAAATACCTTTTTTACCACAGTAAGTAAACGCTATATTTTAAGCCTTGAAAAAATAATTAATAAACCGCGCCTCTTACTTATCAGCGTTTTTTTAAGTAGTCTACTTGGGTTAGTTTGCTATCATTACCTACCAACTGAATTGGCACCTGCGGAAGATCAATCTTATATTATTGCCCCACTGGCTTCTCCAACCAATGCAAGCACAGCTTATACGGATCACTACACGCATGAATTAGAGCAAATTTATGAAACAATACCTGAAAGAACAGTTTACTTGTCATCTATAAAACCTGCTTCTGCTTTTAATTTATTACAATTAACGCCCTGGGATAAACGTAATCGTTCGCAAAAAGACATCACAGAAGAACTTCAGGAAAAAATGCAACAGATTACCGGTGTAAATGTTTTCCCTAGTAGTCCTAATCCTTTTGGAAATCATAGTGGTAATAATAGTCAATTCAGCGTTACTCTCCTTAGTAATACTATTTACTTACGCTTAAATGAAATCAGTAATGATATTGTTAAATTATTAACTGAACTACCCGAGTTAAGACAAATTAAAAATAGCTTAGCTCTTGATAGTGAACAAATTAATATTGAGATTAATCGTCAATTAGCTGCTGATTTAGATGTCAACCTTGCTGATATTGCTGAATTACTATCGACCATGTTAGGCGGTAATAATGCTGCTAACTTTAATTATGATGGGCAAACACATCAGGTTATCTTACAGTTAAAGCAAGCAGCGTTAAGCGATATATCTATTATTAATAAACTTTATGTTCAAAGTGGGCGCGGTAAGATGATCCCACTTTCTAGTTTAGTAAAAATAAAAAATACAATTGGTCCTGATAGCCTTCCCCATTTAAATCGATTCCGAGCATCAACTATTAGCGCAGAATTATCACCCAATGCTCATTTAGAAAAGGTTATTAAAGCAACTCAAAAAATACTCCAAGAAAAATTACCTGAAGATGTTCAGTTTCGCTTTACAGGAAAAGTCAGAGATTATCTTGAATCGACTAATGATAGTTTATATGCTTTCTTATTAGCCTTATTATTTATTTACCTTGTTTTAGCCGCGCAATTTGAAAGTTTCACTGATCCTTTAATTGTTTTACTTAGTGTACCCTTGTGTTTGGTTGGGGCCCTTTTTGCTCTTTACTTAACCAAACAAAGTCTTTCTCTTTATAGTCACATTGGGATTATTACCTTAATTGGTTTAGTAACTAAGCATGGCATTATGATTACCGAGTTTGCCAATCAGCAGATAACACAAGGCATCGATAAAACAACAGCTCTGCTAAACAGTGCACGTATTCGTCTTCGTCCAATTTTAATGACAACTTTAGCGATGCTTTTAGGCGCCCTTCCTCTAGCTTTAGCAACTGGTGCAGGGGCAGAAAGTAGAAAACAATTAGGTATTGTTATTTTAGGCGGTATGTTAATTGGCACCTTATTTTCACTTTATGTTGTTCCCTACGCTTATTTAAAATTATCTAAACGCACTTCTAAAAAAGAACAACCTTTTAAAGCCACGGTGGTTAAAAAAATGGCGCAAGAAAAATCGATATATTTGCAATGA
- a CDS encoding YggS family pyridoxal phosphate-dependent enzyme, with translation MSIAENIQSIKQSIKNTLNDAHRPQNSVNILAVSKGQPVKAIKEAYAAGLSDFGENYWQEAHNKIIHLKQLPINWHFIGAIQSNKAKEIAENFSWVHSIDREKIAKLLAQHRPDYLPALNICIQINLDHEPTKAGLLPYELPLLIKCINQLPKLHLRGLMAIPKPRLTAEEQYVSLQRLTRLLDQANQQLNLKMDTLSMGMSDDLKAAIRAGSTFVRIGRAIFGERN, from the coding sequence ATGAGCATTGCAGAAAATATACAATCGATTAAACAAAGCATTAAGAACACGCTAAACGACGCTCATAGGCCCCAAAATAGCGTTAATATTCTTGCAGTGAGTAAAGGCCAACCGGTTAAAGCAATAAAAGAAGCGTATGCAGCAGGTTTAAGTGATTTTGGTGAAAATTATTGGCAAGAGGCTCATAATAAAATTATACACTTAAAACAATTACCTATTAATTGGCATTTTATTGGTGCTATTCAAAGTAATAAAGCTAAAGAAATTGCAGAAAACTTTAGTTGGGTACATAGTATTGATCGGGAAAAAATTGCTAAACTTCTTGCCCAACATCGGCCTGATTATTTACCAGCATTAAATATTTGTATTCAAATTAATTTAGATCATGAACCGACTAAAGCAGGCCTCCTTCCTTATGAATTACCCCTCTTGATTAAGTGTATTAATCAATTACCTAAATTACATTTACGCGGGCTTATGGCAATTCCAAAGCCGCGCTTAACGGCAGAAGAGCAATATGTTAGTTTGCAACGCCTAACAAGGTTATTAGATCAAGCAAATCAACAGTTAAATTTAAAGATGGATACCTTATCTATGGGAATGAGTGATGATTTAAAAGCAGCGATACGCGCAGGTAGTACCTTTGTTCGTATTGGTAGGGCTATTTTTGGTGAGCGCAATTAA
- a CDS encoding DUF2845 domain-containing protein yields the protein MYRRYGVLIGFLFPLLAFSQQQSVYCPQNHGFINIGMSQTQVMSACGQPLSKQQSNQPFTQKVPVQQLIYNNQGDRTAFYGVWALPIGNTNYGGAPTFGGNSGGGAQLQVNIMNNKVSSITMNGSSTNAFSICGGRSVEVGDPVSIVYNACGTPSLVNHTYINQVVPSSTKPEIWVYQADQYQKPMSLTFVDGKLQSID from the coding sequence ATGTATAGACGATATGGGGTTTTAATCGGTTTCCTTTTTCCACTATTAGCATTTAGTCAGCAACAATCGGTATATTGCCCACAAAATCATGGGTTTATTAATATTGGCATGTCGCAGACTCAAGTGATGTCTGCCTGTGGTCAACCTTTGAGTAAACAGCAATCCAATCAACCTTTTACGCAGAAAGTTCCTGTACAGCAACTTATTTATAATAATCAAGGTGACAGAACTGCTTTTTATGGGGTTTGGGCCCTACCTATTGGGAATACTAATTATGGTGGTGCACCAACCTTTGGCGGCAATAGTGGTGGCGGCGCTCAATTACAAGTTAATATTATGAATAATAAAGTTAGCTCTATAACCATGAATGGCTCTAGTACAAATGCATTTAGTATTTGTGGTGGTAGAAGTGTCGAAGTGGGTGATCCAGTCAGTATAGTTTACAACGCTTGCGGTACGCCCTCTTTAGTGAATCATACGTATATAAACCAAGTGGTGCCAAGCTCAACTAAACCTGAAATTTGGGTCTATCAGGCTGATCAGTATCAAAAACCTATGAGCTTGACATTTGTCGATGGCAAACTACAATCCATCGATTAA
- the proC gene encoding pyrroline-5-carboxylate reductase translates to MKICFIGYGNLAKALISGLSQNKNLELFATSPSLPIAVNEVGVKTHFSNTAFISIADVIILAVKPAQITAVLTEIGKLLPQDSLLISLAAGINLNKLASFCKSKQAIVRCMPNTPIAVGKGASAFIANNDVQPKQKILVENLFKPLSVTAWLNKEEEINAITALSGSGPAYIFLFLEALINAGEKLGLSSSIAHSFAKQTAIGALSLIENSTLPLQQLRQDVTSKGGTTAAALAILEKRDFSEVIFQALKAAYDRAKEIEEAQ, encoded by the coding sequence ATGAAAATCTGTTTTATAGGCTATGGTAATTTGGCAAAAGCATTAATTAGCGGCTTAAGCCAAAATAAAAATTTAGAATTATTTGCAACGTCTCCTTCCCTGCCCATTGCAGTTAATGAAGTTGGTGTTAAAACTCATTTTTCTAATACTGCTTTTATCAGTATTGCTGATGTCATTATACTTGCTGTTAAACCAGCACAAATCACTGCTGTTTTAACAGAAATCGGTAAACTCCTTCCCCAAGACAGTCTTCTTATTTCGCTTGCTGCAGGAATAAACCTAAATAAGCTCGCCTCTTTTTGCAAGTCTAAGCAAGCTATTGTTCGTTGTATGCCCAATACACCCATTGCCGTTGGCAAAGGCGCTAGCGCTTTTATTGCTAATAATGACGTTCAGCCTAAACAAAAAATACTTGTTGAAAATTTATTTAAGCCATTAAGTGTCACGGCTTGGCTTAATAAAGAAGAAGAAATAAACGCAATTACAGCTCTATCAGGCAGTGGGCCTGCTTACATATTCTTATTTCTAGAAGCACTCATTAATGCTGGTGAGAAATTAGGCTTATCTAGCTCCATTGCCCATTCATTTGCTAAACAAACTGCTATAGGAGCGTTAAGTTTAATAGAAAATAGCACCTTGCCTTTGCAACAACTACGCCAAGATGTAACTTCTAAAGGAGGTACCACAGCAGCAGCACTTGCAATTTTAGAGAAGCGTGATTTTTCAGAAGTCATTTTTCAAGCCTTAAAAGCAGCTTATGATAGAGCGAAAGAAATAGAGGAAGCGCAATAG
- a CDS encoding phospholipase A — protein sequence MNIKAYVFSMFCALSTFTSAAEPSKDTDTKDKNVKDKTILEQEIQAQNRAEKYPNLINLYRPTYILPFYQTNHPYQDIYLNETPDSQRVKSEELKAYFSVLIPVVRHLYRDKPIALNFAYSQLMYWQVYAKSPYFRETNYEPELFIENYFSRYMSGQLGVNHQSNGRGGHLERSWNRAYAQVKFTGQNWLVQLRGWGLLAESESSDLHNPDIAHYLGYENILFSYSWNNLKASIEAQNIESGFKRGYVMASVSYPILKSISLYGQFFNGYGQSLIEYNHKNTGFGIGIAVNDWIN from the coding sequence ATGAATATTAAAGCCTATGTTTTTTCCATGTTTTGCGCGTTATCTACTTTTACTTCTGCGGCAGAGCCTAGTAAAGATACGGACACTAAAGACAAGAATGTTAAAGATAAGACAATTTTAGAGCAAGAAATTCAAGCTCAAAATAGGGCTGAGAAATATCCTAATCTTATCAATTTATATAGGCCTACCTACATATTACCTTTTTATCAAACAAATCATCCTTATCAAGACATTTATTTAAATGAAACACCCGATAGTCAAAGAGTAAAAAGCGAAGAGTTAAAAGCTTATTTTAGTGTTTTAATTCCTGTGGTTCGTCATCTCTATCGAGATAAGCCAATTGCCTTGAATTTTGCGTATAGTCAGCTTATGTATTGGCAAGTATATGCAAAGTCTCCTTACTTTAGAGAAACAAATTATGAGCCTGAATTGTTTATTGAGAATTATTTTTCGCGTTATATGTCAGGGCAGCTGGGGGTAAATCATCAATCCAATGGCCGAGGAGGTCATTTAGAACGTAGTTGGAACCGAGCTTATGCACAAGTTAAGTTTACCGGTCAGAATTGGTTAGTTCAACTACGCGGTTGGGGCTTGCTTGCTGAAAGTGAATCAAGCGATTTACATAATCCTGATATTGCTCATTATTTAGGTTATGAAAATATTTTGTTTTCTTATTCATGGAATAACTTAAAAGCCAGTATTGAGGCACAAAATATTGAAAGCGGCTTTAAGCGAGGTTATGTTATGGCCAGTGTTTCTTATCCTATTTTAAAATCCATTTCCCTCTATGGGCAGTTTTTCAATGGGTATGGGCAAAGTTTGATTGAATATAATCATAAAAATACCGGGTTTGGGATTGGTATTGCAGTTAATGATTGGATCAATTAA
- a CDS encoding efflux RND transporter periplasmic adaptor subunit, giving the protein MKGRVISLILFLSVLIAFAYYLFPNHKIKQVSYKLQPIFVETSPLKEAVFANQFETIGSLSSLDNIQISSELAGQIASIHFKPGTVVHKGTLLIQLDDTVLKSELASAKANLLLSESIYKRNQELAKRKLASEQALDTAFADLKEKQNIVKVKEAQLLKLSLRAPFTGTLGSRKVSVGQYVKVGQPLVSLIANQKLKVEYTLPEHLIAHIKKDQKVQVISDAFPKHIYQGVVDYIAPNVDNETRTIAVEALINNKENLLSAGLFVRVKHQIGEPKKRFLIPEESVIPTISGQKVFILDNGKAITKQIKVGSHYGAMIEVRHGLKPTDIVIIRGQHKLKEGVAVLAKNEGKIE; this is encoded by the coding sequence TTGAAAGGTCGCGTGATTAGCTTAATATTATTTTTAAGTGTATTAATAGCATTTGCTTATTATTTATTTCCTAATCATAAAATCAAACAAGTAAGTTATAAGTTGCAACCCATCTTTGTTGAAACCTCTCCGCTAAAAGAAGCTGTATTTGCTAATCAATTTGAAACTATCGGCAGCTTAAGTAGTCTAGATAATATACAGATTAGTTCAGAGTTAGCGGGACAAATCGCTTCTATTCATTTTAAACCAGGCACGGTAGTACATAAGGGAACTTTATTAATTCAATTAGATGATACTGTTTTAAAAAGTGAATTAGCGAGTGCTAAAGCTAACCTATTATTAAGCGAATCAATTTACAAACGCAATCAAGAACTTGCTAAGCGAAAGCTTGCTTCCGAACAAGCCTTAGATACAGCCTTTGCAGATTTAAAAGAAAAACAAAACATTGTTAAAGTTAAAGAAGCACAATTACTTAAGCTAAGTCTACGAGCCCCCTTCACAGGAACGTTAGGTTCCCGAAAAGTTAGCGTTGGACAATATGTTAAAGTGGGTCAACCTTTAGTGAGTTTAATTGCTAATCAAAAACTTAAAGTTGAATATACTTTACCTGAGCACTTAATTGCTCATATTAAAAAAGATCAAAAAGTGCAAGTTATCTCTGATGCTTTCCCAAAACACATTTATCAAGGTGTGGTTGATTATATTGCCCCTAACGTTGATAACGAAACACGAACGATTGCTGTTGAAGCTTTAATTAATAATAAGGAAAATTTATTATCAGCTGGCCTCTTTGTACGTGTTAAACATCAAATTGGTGAGCCTAAAAAACGTTTTTTAATTCCTGAGGAAAGCGTTATCCCAACCATTAGTGGCCAAAAAGTTTTTATTTTAGATAATGGCAAAGCTATTACCAAACAAATTAAAGTTGGTTCTCACTACGGTGCTATGATTGAAGTTCGTCATGGTCTAAAACCAACTGATATTGTCATTATCAGAGGACAACATAAGTTAAAAGAAGGTGTAGCTGTCCTTGCTAAAAACGAAGGGAAAATCGAGTGA
- a CDS encoding S8 family serine peptidase — protein MSYKKTLIGLALLSIGQSAIAADPEEVVRIIIKYKNSDSVRLATKESASKLLNMPINSLTPIAGGAYTLTVKRKAIASLATGDSVDDFIMTLRRNPAVLYAVKDRVGYFKPLPVMDAPEGSDSLSHELQWDEFKAPGGIMLESAAGLRDGAWSLTTGKASSPIVVAVLDTGIALNPHLSNSLIKDKKGKVWGWNFAGNNQNLLDETKSYHGTHVAGTIAGSGNIMLGVGEHLKILPVKIPDGSGMFYESQVINAIYWAVGGEVPGAPNNPYPAKVLNMSFGVDERPGKEIDHCDEALQEALTFARKKGAVLTVAAGNDNQWEHYNAPAVCNSAIKVASVGPEGLRAYYSNYGPGISFAAPGGDVRYGKMNGGILSTVNPGGGYYGSGFDFYQGTSMAAPHAAGVAGLIYAVNNNISPEKLETILYATTHGFGQSSDANKSCVDTKPCGHGILDAYNAVKAAIANYDVIFTAPSNKELSLKICQNGYQFANATVQSSLAHWQLTKAACQAKDNYQQVNLEKKGTEIIARYGHAELSLDTSSFRQCDIIGTTGIGCYQ, from the coding sequence ATAAGTTATAAAAAAACACTAATAGGATTAGCCTTGCTGTCGATTGGGCAATCAGCTATTGCAGCAGATCCAGAAGAGGTTGTGAGAATAATTATTAAATATAAAAATTCAGATTCAGTGCGTCTTGCGACCAAAGAATCAGCTAGTAAACTTCTTAATATGCCTATCAATTCGCTAACGCCTATTGCTGGAGGCGCCTACACACTCACAGTAAAACGTAAAGCTATAGCGTCGCTAGCAACAGGTGACTCTGTTGATGATTTTATTATGACATTGCGACGTAATCCTGCTGTGTTATATGCAGTTAAAGATCGCGTTGGTTATTTTAAACCTCTGCCAGTTATGGACGCACCTGAAGGCAGTGATAGTTTATCACATGAATTGCAATGGGACGAATTCAAAGCACCAGGTGGTATCATGCTGGAATCAGCGGCAGGGCTTCGAGACGGTGCGTGGTCGCTGACTACTGGTAAGGCCTCTTCACCTATCGTTGTTGCTGTTTTAGATACAGGAATAGCACTTAATCCACACTTAAGTAATAGTTTAATTAAAGATAAAAAAGGGAAAGTGTGGGGTTGGAATTTCGCAGGCAATAATCAAAATTTACTAGATGAAACTAAATCTTATCATGGCACTCATGTCGCAGGGACAATTGCTGGGTCAGGAAATATTATGTTAGGGGTTGGCGAACATCTTAAAATATTACCCGTAAAAATTCCTGATGGCTCAGGTATGTTTTATGAAAGTCAGGTAATTAATGCAATTTATTGGGCAGTTGGTGGTGAGGTACCTGGTGCGCCAAATAACCCTTACCCAGCTAAAGTTTTAAATATGAGTTTTGGCGTTGATGAAAGACCGGGTAAAGAAATTGATCATTGTGATGAAGCGTTACAAGAAGCATTAACCTTTGCCCGAAAAAAAGGAGCGGTGCTTACAGTAGCGGCGGGCAATGACAATCAATGGGAGCACTATAATGCGCCTGCGGTATGTAATAGCGCTATTAAAGTAGCTTCGGTTGGCCCTGAAGGCTTAAGAGCTTATTATTCAAATTATGGTCCAGGTATTAGTTTCGCAGCGCCTGGTGGTGATGTGCGTTATGGAAAAATGAATGGCGGGATTTTATCTACTGTAAATCCGGGTGGTGGTTATTACGGTTCTGGTTTTGACTTTTATCAAGGAACAAGTATGGCAGCTCCACATGCAGCAGGTGTGGCAGGATTAATTTATGCTGTGAATAATAATATTTCGCCTGAAAAATTAGAAACCATCCTCTACGCCACAACGCATGGTTTTGGCCAATCAAGCGATGCTAATAAGTCTTGTGTCGATACCAAGCCATGTGGTCACGGAATATTAGATGCATATAATGCAGTAAAAGCAGCAATAGCTAATTATGATGTTATTTTTACTGCTCCTTCTAATAAAGAGTTATCATTAAAAATTTGTCAAAATGGGTATCAATTTGCTAATGCAACAGTGCAATCATCCTTGGCTCATTGGCAGTTAACTAAAGCAGCTTGTCAAGCTAAAGATAATTATCAGCAAGTTAATTTAGAAAAGAAAGGCACTGAAATTATTGCTCGTTATGGTCATGCTGAATTAAGTTTAGATACTTCAAGTTTCAGACAGTGCGATATTATTGGCACGACTGGTATTGGTTGCTATCAATAA
- a CDS encoding DUF2188 domain-containing protein translates to MVKYNGSHHVVPSKDGGWLVKRSGSKRAFRRFTTKNEAVKAAREISRNQNTELFIHNKEGKIELKDSHGHDTFPPAG, encoded by the coding sequence ATGGTAAAATATAATGGTTCCCACCATGTCGTACCTAGTAAAGATGGCGGCTGGCTTGTTAAAAGGTCAGGTTCAAAACGGGCATTTCGTCGCTTTACTACCAAAAATGAAGCAGTCAAAGCAGCCAGAGAAATCAGCCGCAATCAAAATACAGAACTTTTTATCCATAATAAAGAGGGGAAAATTGAATTAAAAGATAGCCATGGTCATGATACATTTCCTCCTGCTGGCTGA
- a CDS encoding YggT family protein: MAGLIAVSYFLISIFFNLIIFLFWLRILLRYYRVSSLNPMGQAIYRLTDRIVLPLESTIFRSKRHPQRFDAISFACIVVLELIKFILLGLIAYQRLLPITYLFLFVIADLIIQLGDLLFYALLLRVIMSWVNPQWQMHPAAMILNLITDPLIKIGHKIIPNISGFDFAPFIMMVIIKVITLFISASLPLHL; this comes from the coding sequence ATGGCTGGACTAATTGCGGTAAGTTATTTTTTAATTAGTATATTTTTTAATTTAATTATTTTTCTTTTTTGGTTACGTATTTTATTGCGCTACTATCGTGTTAGTTCTCTAAATCCCATGGGTCAGGCAATTTATCGCTTAACAGATCGGATTGTGCTTCCTTTGGAATCAACTATTTTTCGTAGTAAACGACACCCGCAACGGTTTGATGCCATTAGCTTTGCTTGCATTGTTGTGCTTGAGCTAATCAAATTCATATTACTCGGTTTAATTGCTTATCAGAGATTACTACCTATTACTTACTTATTCTTGTTTGTAATTGCCGATCTCATTATTCAATTAGGTGATTTGCTATTTTACGCGCTGTTATTAAGGGTTATTATGAGTTGGGTTAATCCCCAATGGCAAATGCATCCTGCTGCTATGATTCTTAATTTAATTACTGATCCATTAATTAAAATTGGCCACAAAATTATACCTAATATTTCAGGTTTTGATTTTGCACCTTTTATCATGATGGTAATTATTAAAGTGATTACTCTTTTTATTAGCGCATCTTTACCGCTTCATCTTTAA